One Natrinema marinum genomic window carries:
- a CDS encoding ABC transporter ATP-binding protein encodes MSDGSASDRAAAIRVDGLRKTFEDGDAVVRAVDDVSFEIERGSLIGLLGPNGAGKTTMIKSMLGLVLPDAGTVEIGGVDVHDDPSTAYENVGAILEGARNVYWRLTVRENLRFFAGIGGRNPSALRARHDALLEQFGLADRADTPVRELSRGMKQKVSLASTLARDVDVVFMDEPTLGLDVETSLELRSELSRLSDREEVTIVVSSHDMDVIESVCDRVIVLNDGSIVEHSEVDELLEMFGTRRFRVALDGPLDDGARRRLERAVDADCTDGDHQFTVTFTATNDEAIYGVMDILRATESEIRGIESLQPDLEEIFLELTETGRSAGGEESAPAGERRTVANGDDGAVTEVSRDGNR; translated from the coding sequence ATGTCTGATGGTTCCGCGAGCGACCGGGCCGCCGCGATTCGAGTGGACGGGCTACGGAAGACCTTCGAAGACGGTGACGCTGTCGTCAGGGCCGTCGACGACGTCTCCTTCGAGATCGAACGCGGCTCCCTGATCGGTCTCCTCGGTCCCAACGGGGCGGGGAAGACGACGATGATCAAATCGATGCTCGGGTTGGTGCTACCCGACGCCGGGACGGTGGAGATCGGCGGCGTCGACGTTCATGACGATCCAAGCACCGCCTACGAGAACGTCGGCGCGATCCTCGAGGGCGCACGGAACGTTTACTGGCGGCTAACGGTCCGGGAGAACCTGCGGTTCTTCGCCGGGATCGGCGGCCGGAACCCGAGCGCGCTCCGGGCCCGCCACGACGCCCTCCTCGAGCAGTTCGGCCTCGCGGACCGGGCCGACACCCCGGTCAGAGAGCTCTCGCGGGGGATGAAACAGAAGGTGTCGCTCGCGTCGACGCTCGCGCGCGATGTCGACGTCGTGTTCATGGACGAGCCGACCCTCGGGCTCGACGTCGAGACTTCGCTCGAACTCCGGTCGGAGCTGAGCCGGCTCAGCGACCGCGAGGAGGTGACGATCGTCGTCTCGAGTCACGACATGGACGTGATCGAGAGCGTCTGCGACCGCGTCATCGTGCTGAACGACGGATCGATCGTCGAACACAGCGAGGTTGACGAACTCCTCGAGATGTTCGGCACCCGGCGGTTCCGAGTCGCGCTCGACGGTCCCCTCGACGACGGTGCCCGCCGACGGCTCGAGCGGGCCGTCGACGCCGACTGTACGGACGGTGACCACCAGTTTACGGTCACGTTCACCGCCACCAACGACGAGGCGATTTACGGCGTGATGGATATCCTCCGGGCGACCGAGTCGGAGATTCGGGGCATCGAGTCCCTTCAGCCCGACCTCGAGGAGATCTTCCTCGAACTCACGGAGACGGGCCGGTCGGCCGGAGGCGAGGAATCGGCCCCCGCCGGCGAGCGACGGACCGTCGCGAACGGCGACGACGGCGCGGTCACGGAGGTGTCCCGCGATGGGAACCGCTGA
- a CDS encoding ABC transporter permease, producing the protein MGTAENDASADGNLAGSSVVALFKVIFHQQLTVLVRYPVNTASMFVTLVGFFIVIFFGGRAVAGPALTDSLDGIIVGLFVYTLSMTAYSGLARNVTRESEWGTLERLFISPHGFGTVMVVKSAVNVCLSFLWGFAILLAMMAISGRWLTVDPLTVVPLVSLTLLSVIGVGFFFAGMALVYKRIENVFQLVQFAFLGLIAAPVREFPPLRLLPLAQGSYLARVAMADGVRLWEFSARELGLLIATSAFYLALGYYCFHRATQRARAEGLLGHY; encoded by the coding sequence ATGGGAACCGCTGAGAACGACGCGTCGGCGGACGGGAATCTCGCGGGGTCGTCGGTGGTGGCGCTGTTCAAAGTGATCTTCCATCAGCAGCTGACCGTCCTCGTACGGTACCCGGTGAACACGGCGAGCATGTTCGTCACGCTGGTCGGTTTCTTCATCGTCATCTTCTTTGGCGGACGCGCGGTCGCCGGCCCCGCGTTGACTGATTCACTCGACGGCATCATCGTGGGGTTGTTCGTGTATACGCTCTCGATGACCGCGTACTCGGGGCTCGCCCGGAACGTCACGCGGGAATCGGAGTGGGGAACGCTCGAGCGACTGTTCATCTCTCCGCACGGGTTCGGAACCGTCATGGTCGTGAAGTCCGCGGTGAACGTCTGTCTGAGCTTCCTGTGGGGATTCGCCATCCTCCTTGCCATGATGGCCATCTCCGGGCGGTGGTTGACCGTCGATCCGCTGACCGTCGTCCCGCTCGTCTCTCTGACGCTGCTGTCGGTGATCGGAGTCGGGTTCTTCTTCGCCGGCATGGCGCTCGTATACAAGCGGATCGAGAACGTGTTCCAACTCGTCCAGTTCGCCTTCCTCGGGCTCATCGCGGCACCGGTCCGGGAATTCCCTCCACTGCGCTTGCTCCCGCTCGCTCAGGGGAGTTACCTCGCGCGGGTGGCGATGGCCGACGGCGTCCGCCTCTGGGAGTTCTCCGCCCGAGAGCTCGGCCTCCTGATCGCGACGAGCGCGTTCTATCTCGCGCTTGGTTACTATTGTTTTCACCGCGCCACGCAGCGGGCGCGAGCCGAGGGACTGCTGGGACACTACTAG
- a CDS encoding heavy metal translocating P-type ATPase: MSSCSLCGLPTPERPVTADGVDGSFCCRGCLEVHETLAEVDGVDRSSVVERAGDSAEREVPDGAAETFLAIEGMHCATCEGFVSLLGEEENGILTVEASYATDTARVVYDPNRLAEGDLPEALSGYGYEARFRDGEAGSRRADEELVQRLLVGGFLTMLIMPWYLFYLYPSYVGIETGILSVDATSPVGIYLPMAIIGLLTTGVLCYTGYPVLRGAYVSLRVGQPNMDLLIAIAAVSAYAYSTVALVTGSTHLYYDVTVAVIMVVSLGTYYERRIKRRATRLLADVTAAQVRDATRRTPEGTETVPVDRLEPGDEVVVKPGERIPVDGTIREGTAAVDESVLTGESLPVTKQPGDRVVGGAIVTDSALVLEVGSDAESTLDRIATLMWEIQSATPGVQRLADRLATVFVPLVLTLAAAVTGWRLATGTPVGDAVLTGLTVLVVSCPCAMGLATPLAVASGLRDALERGIVVANATLFESAPAVETIVFDKTGTLTAGEMTVHEVRGEPAALERAAALERLSEHPAADAIVAHAESERPDRAEVDAGVASDGGRLEPPEADETTEPEPALEPTDFERHPGEGVSATVDGERCVVGTPALVERLVGPVSADLELAIDDARAAGRLPVVVGYEGRARAVVVVGDRTRAEWRDVLESVADREVVVLTGDDEAATATFRDHPAVDRVFAGVPPDGKVETVRRLAREHVTAMVGDGTNDAPALAAADVGIALGHGTARATDAADAVVTSSDLGAVPDVLELAAGTRRRIRENVAWALLYNAVAIPLAAAGLINPLFAAVAMAASSTIVVVNSSRSVLADE; the protein is encoded by the coding sequence ATGAGTTCCTGTTCGCTCTGCGGGCTCCCGACGCCCGAGCGGCCGGTGACCGCCGACGGCGTCGACGGCTCGTTCTGCTGTCGGGGCTGTCTCGAGGTCCACGAGACGCTCGCCGAGGTCGACGGCGTGGACCGCTCGAGCGTCGTCGAGCGAGCGGGTGACTCCGCCGAGCGCGAGGTTCCTGACGGCGCCGCCGAGACCTTTCTGGCGATCGAGGGGATGCACTGTGCGACCTGCGAGGGGTTCGTTTCCCTGCTGGGCGAGGAGGAAAATGGAATCCTCACCGTCGAAGCGAGCTACGCCACCGACACCGCTCGCGTCGTCTACGACCCCAACCGATTGGCCGAGGGCGACCTCCCCGAGGCGCTCTCGGGGTACGGCTACGAGGCGCGGTTTCGCGACGGCGAGGCGGGCTCGAGGCGGGCCGACGAGGAACTGGTCCAGCGGCTGCTCGTCGGCGGCTTCCTGACGATGCTGATCATGCCGTGGTACCTGTTTTACCTCTATCCGAGCTACGTCGGCATCGAGACGGGGATCCTCTCGGTCGACGCGACCTCACCGGTCGGGATCTACCTCCCGATGGCGATCATCGGCCTGCTGACGACCGGCGTGCTCTGCTACACCGGTTACCCCGTCCTCCGGGGCGCGTACGTCAGCCTGCGGGTGGGCCAGCCGAACATGGATCTGCTGATCGCCATCGCGGCCGTTTCGGCCTACGCCTACAGCACGGTCGCGCTCGTCACGGGAAGCACCCACCTCTACTACGACGTGACCGTCGCCGTGATCATGGTCGTGAGCCTCGGGACCTACTACGAGCGCCGGATCAAGCGCCGCGCGACCCGGCTGCTCGCGGACGTGACCGCCGCGCAGGTCCGCGACGCGACCCGGCGAACCCCCGAGGGGACCGAGACGGTACCGGTCGATCGCCTCGAGCCCGGCGACGAGGTCGTCGTCAAGCCGGGCGAGCGCATCCCGGTCGACGGGACGATCCGCGAGGGAACCGCGGCCGTCGACGAGTCGGTGCTGACGGGGGAGTCCCTCCCGGTCACGAAGCAGCCGGGCGATCGAGTCGTCGGCGGCGCGATCGTGACCGACAGCGCGCTCGTCCTCGAGGTCGGATCGGACGCCGAGAGCACGCTCGACCGCATCGCGACGCTCATGTGGGAGATCCAGAGTGCGACGCCGGGCGTCCAACGGCTGGCCGACCGGCTCGCGACGGTGTTCGTCCCGCTCGTGCTGACGCTCGCGGCCGCCGTCACTGGCTGGCGACTCGCGACGGGGACGCCGGTCGGCGACGCGGTGCTGACGGGGCTGACGGTGCTGGTCGTCTCCTGTCCCTGTGCGATGGGGCTGGCGACGCCGCTGGCGGTCGCCTCCGGGCTTCGCGACGCCTTAGAGCGCGGGATCGTCGTGGCGAACGCGACCCTGTTCGAGTCGGCTCCGGCCGTCGAGACGATCGTCTTCGACAAGACCGGGACGCTGACAGCCGGCGAGATGACCGTCCACGAGGTCCGCGGCGAGCCCGCGGCCCTCGAGCGCGCCGCGGCCCTCGAGCGACTGTCGGAACATCCCGCGGCCGACGCGATCGTGGCCCACGCCGAGAGCGAGCGGCCGGACCGAGCGGAAGTCGACGCGGGCGTCGCGTCCGACGGCGGCCGTCTCGAGCCGCCGGAAGCGGACGAGACGACCGAACCGGAGCCCGCGCTCGAGCCGACCGACTTCGAGCGCCATCCCGGCGAGGGCGTCAGCGCGACCGTCGACGGCGAGCGATGCGTCGTCGGGACGCCCGCGCTCGTCGAGCGGCTGGTCGGCCCCGTTTCGGCCGACCTCGAGCTGGCAATCGACGACGCGCGTGCGGCGGGACGGCTCCCGGTCGTCGTCGGCTACGAGGGGCGAGCGCGGGCCGTCGTCGTCGTCGGCGACCGGACCAGAGCGGAGTGGCGCGACGTGCTCGAATCGGTCGCCGACCGCGAGGTGGTCGTGCTGACGGGCGATGACGAGGCCGCGACGGCGACGTTCCGCGATCACCCGGCGGTCGATCGAGTCTTCGCGGGCGTCCCGCCCGACGGAAAGGTCGAGACCGTCCGCAGGCTCGCACGTGAGCACGTGACCGCGATGGTCGGCGACGGGACGAACGACGCGCCCGCGCTGGCCGCGGCCGACGTGGGGATCGCGCTGGGCCACGGGACGGCCCGCGCAACCGACGCCGCCGACGCGGTGGTGACCTCGAGCGACCTCGGCGCCGTCCCCGACGTGCTCGAGCTCGCGGCGGGGACCCGGCGGCGTATCCGCGAGAACGTCGCCTGGGCGCTGTTGTACAACGCCGTTGCGATCCCGCTGGCGGCGGCGGGGCTGATCAATCCGCTCTTCGCGGCCGTCGCGATGGCCGCGAGCAGCACCATCGTCGTCGTCAACTCCTCGCGGTCGGTGTTAGCCGACGAGTGA
- a CDS encoding type 2 lanthipeptide synthetase LanM family protein, with protein sequence MSVFTDEERREIAGRARTVAERFDGPPNSAESPPPIDPDEILEEWKQRFPNEESFRRRLARDGLTEAAVRDRISATRWPADEPLPDWIDTLSALVRHVEASAADDRAAVAVPDETPFRELIAAIVDFARERVSDATVPGSAVSPMEAHLVDRLESLCVRALYVEFKSFVEVYDSELASADPAAVSDPPTAYYDRFIAAMLGEGFKNLCLEYPVLARHFVRLLENWRRALEELCRRLQADRDALRRRFGVDGAVTALEPLTDDTHAGGRVPVRVAFESGAVVYKPRPVDGEVAFYAILDRLDDHLETPPFETPSLLSRDGYGWMELCEYRDLPDEAAADRYYERAGALLCLAYVLDFTDCHYENLIATGETPTLVDAETVFHPPLEPAEKPFETEASAVVDRSVLLSVLLPFSVGDPREPHGGRFVDAVAGFGRDSEPTSLPNRSRPTIEAVNTDVMTVEMEPVTADPSTNTPSTGDADRPPAVHADAVIDGFESAYETVRELHEAGEFLTEIADPELIEGVATRLIYRSTGRYASIRRSAAARDPLRDGARLTVEFERLAVPFFDGTIESDRCWPLYAAERRALRSLDVPRFGARADERTIVHRGGRLDVTTGETGYGAVRRRLDAMDRADRRRQTWLIRQGLGEATTAERAPPPAADAPAIRYEREAVDLFEGVVDARIEGADGPGWVSIVPESGINFYPADRSLFWGTGGIALTAAALADATGRERYRRLVDETLAPIADALATEAIAVDHGGLQGIGSVVYVFSAVSDLLEDQRYRDAALAATDAVTARAIRDADALDVVEGVAGTLLGLLACYERYGDAGVLGRAVDCGERLLEARTVVDGHRVWLTTDEDAPLTGFAHGSSGIAYALARLAAATDDDRFAEATREVLAFESALYSPSRRNWPRSAVATDTYHDRWCHGRTGMALGRLAVGELLGDERVVADACDALLETATAPASHLDNLCCGNFGRVEALLSVERHTGRDDRFAAELARRCLARRDRDGVLSLPKHAPEFSNPTFFDGVAGPAYTLLRLRDPEALPCALLLE encoded by the coding sequence ATGTCAGTGTTTACCGACGAGGAACGACGCGAGATCGCCGGGCGCGCACGAACTGTCGCGGAACGCTTCGACGGCCCGCCGAACAGCGCAGAGTCACCGCCGCCGATCGATCCGGACGAGATCCTCGAGGAGTGGAAGCAGCGGTTCCCGAACGAAGAGTCGTTCCGCAGGCGGCTCGCGCGCGACGGACTCACGGAGGCGGCCGTCCGCGATCGGATCTCGGCGACCCGCTGGCCCGCCGACGAGCCGCTGCCCGACTGGATCGATACGTTATCGGCGCTGGTCCGACACGTCGAGGCGAGCGCGGCGGACGACCGTGCGGCCGTCGCGGTTCCCGACGAGACTCCGTTCCGGGAGTTGATCGCCGCGATCGTGGACTTCGCTCGTGAACGGGTATCCGACGCTACCGTCCCGGGGTCCGCGGTCTCGCCGATGGAAGCGCATCTCGTCGACCGACTCGAGTCGCTCTGCGTTCGGGCGCTGTACGTCGAATTCAAGAGCTTCGTCGAAGTGTACGATTCGGAACTGGCGTCGGCGGACCCCGCCGCGGTATCCGACCCGCCGACGGCGTACTACGACCGGTTCATCGCGGCGATGCTCGGGGAAGGATTCAAGAACCTGTGTTTGGAGTATCCGGTGCTCGCACGGCACTTCGTCCGCCTGCTCGAGAACTGGCGGCGCGCGCTCGAGGAACTGTGCCGACGGTTGCAGGCCGATCGCGACGCCCTGCGTCGACGGTTCGGCGTCGACGGTGCGGTGACGGCGCTCGAGCCGCTGACCGACGACACCCACGCCGGCGGTCGCGTTCCGGTTCGAGTCGCCTTCGAGAGCGGCGCGGTCGTCTACAAACCGCGGCCGGTCGACGGTGAGGTCGCGTTCTACGCGATCCTCGATCGGTTGGACGACCACCTCGAGACGCCGCCGTTCGAGACGCCGTCGCTCCTCTCTCGCGACGGATACGGCTGGATGGAGCTGTGCGAGTATCGCGATCTCCCCGACGAGGCCGCCGCCGACCGCTACTACGAGCGAGCCGGGGCGTTGCTCTGTCTCGCGTACGTCCTCGATTTCACCGACTGCCACTACGAGAACCTCATCGCCACCGGCGAGACGCCGACGCTCGTCGACGCCGAGACGGTGTTTCACCCTCCGCTCGAGCCGGCCGAGAAGCCGTTCGAGACCGAAGCGAGCGCGGTCGTCGATCGCTCCGTTCTGCTCTCCGTGTTGCTCCCCTTTTCGGTCGGCGACCCCCGCGAGCCACACGGCGGGCGGTTCGTCGACGCTGTCGCCGGGTTCGGACGCGACAGCGAGCCGACGAGTCTCCCGAACCGGTCCCGGCCGACCATCGAGGCGGTCAACACCGACGTGATGACGGTCGAGATGGAGCCCGTGACGGCCGATCCGAGCACCAACACGCCGTCCACCGGCGACGCCGATCGGCCCCCGGCGGTCCACGCCGACGCCGTGATCGACGGATTCGAATCGGCATACGAGACGGTTCGCGAACTACACGAAGCGGGGGAGTTCCTGACCGAAATCGCCGACCCCGAACTGATCGAGGGGGTCGCGACGCGGCTGATCTATCGCTCGACCGGCCGATACGCGTCGATCCGCCGGTCAGCGGCCGCTCGAGACCCGCTCCGGGACGGGGCGCGACTGACCGTCGAGTTCGAACGGCTCGCGGTGCCGTTTTTCGACGGGACGATCGAATCGGACAGGTGCTGGCCGCTGTACGCGGCCGAGCGACGGGCGCTCCGGTCTCTCGACGTTCCGCGGTTCGGCGCACGCGCCGACGAGCGGACGATCGTTCATCGCGGGGGGCGCCTCGACGTCACCACCGGCGAGACGGGCTACGGGGCGGTTCGACGGCGACTCGACGCGATGGACCGCGCCGACCGGCGACGCCAGACGTGGCTGATCCGTCAGGGGCTCGGCGAAGCGACGACGGCCGAGCGCGCGCCACCGCCCGCGGCCGACGCGCCCGCGATCCGGTACGAGCGGGAAGCGGTCGATCTGTTCGAGGGCGTCGTCGACGCGCGGATCGAGGGAGCGGACGGCCCCGGCTGGGTGTCGATCGTCCCCGAATCGGGGATCAATTTCTATCCGGCGGATCGCTCTCTCTTCTGGGGAACTGGTGGGATCGCGCTGACCGCGGCGGCGCTCGCCGACGCGACCGGTCGAGAACGCTACCGACGGCTCGTCGACGAGACGCTCGCACCGATCGCCGACGCTCTCGCGACGGAAGCGATCGCCGTCGACCACGGCGGCTTGCAGGGAATCGGTTCCGTCGTCTACGTCTTCTCGGCGGTCTCGGACCTCCTCGAGGACCAGCGCTACCGAGACGCCGCGCTGGCGGCGACCGACGCGGTGACGGCCCGTGCCATCCGCGACGCCGACGCGCTCGACGTCGTCGAAGGCGTCGCGGGGACGCTACTCGGCTTGCTGGCCTGCTACGAACGGTACGGCGACGCCGGCGTCCTCGGGCGAGCCGTCGACTGTGGCGAGCGATTGCTCGAAGCCCGTACCGTCGTCGACGGGCACCGCGTCTGGCTGACGACCGACGAGGACGCTCCGCTCACGGGGTTCGCACACGGCTCGAGCGGCATCGCGTACGCGCTCGCTCGGCTCGCGGCGGCGACCGACGACGACCGGTTCGCCGAGGCGACGCGTGAGGTCCTCGCGTTCGAGTCGGCGCTCTATTCGCCGTCCCGACGCAACTGGCCGCGGTCCGCCGTCGCGACCGACACCTACCACGATCGGTGGTGTCACGGCCGGACAGGGATGGCGCTCGGACGGCTCGCCGTCGGCGAACTGCTCGGCGACGAGCGCGTCGTCGCCGACGCCTGCGACGCGCTACTCGAAACGGCGACCGCGCCAGCGTCGCACCTCGACAACCTCTGCTGTGGGAACTTCGGTCGCGTCGAGGCGCTGCTCTCCGTCGAGCGACACACCGGCCGCGACGACAGGTTCGCGGCCGAACTGGCAAGGCGGTGTCTCGCTCGCCGGGACCGCGACGGCGTCCTCTCGCTGCCGAAACACGCACCGGAGTTCAGCAACCCGACGTTCTTCGACGGCGTCGCCGGACCGGCGTACACCCTCCTTCGCCTTCGAGACCCCGAGGCGCTGCCCTGCGCGTTGCTACTCGAGTGA
- a CDS encoding transcription initiation factor IIB, with product MTDSTIQTQSEERRQAESETATETATEREQCPECGGRLVSDAEHAETVCADCALVVDEGEIDRGPEWRAFDAAEKDEKSRVGAPTTNMMHDQGLSTNIGWQDKDAYGRSLSSRQRQKMQRLRKWNERFRTRDSKERNLKQALGEIDRMASALGLPDNVRETSSVIYRRALEEDLLPGRSIEGVATASLYAAARQAGTPRSLDEISAVSRVEKDEVARTYRYVIRELGLEVQPADPESYVPRFASELELSDETERRARSLLSTAKESGAHSGKSPVGLAAAAVYAAALLTNEKVTQNEVGEVASISEVTIRNRYKELLEAEEGAPA from the coding sequence ATGACTGACTCCACCATCCAAACGCAGAGCGAGGAGCGACGCCAGGCCGAGTCCGAGACGGCGACCGAGACCGCCACCGAGCGCGAGCAGTGCCCGGAGTGTGGCGGCCGACTGGTCTCCGACGCCGAGCACGCGGAGACGGTCTGTGCGGACTGCGCGCTCGTCGTCGACGAAGGCGAGATCGACCGCGGTCCCGAGTGGCGAGCGTTCGACGCCGCCGAGAAAGACGAGAAGTCCCGCGTCGGCGCGCCGACGACGAACATGATGCACGACCAAGGGCTCTCGACGAACATCGGCTGGCAGGACAAAGACGCCTACGGGCGCTCCCTGAGTTCCCGCCAGCGCCAGAAGATGCAACGGTTACGAAAGTGGAACGAGCGCTTCCGCACCCGCGACTCCAAGGAGCGCAACCTCAAGCAAGCACTCGGCGAGATCGACCGCATGGCCTCCGCGCTGGGCCTCCCCGACAACGTCCGCGAAACCAGCAGCGTCATTTACCGGCGCGCGCTTGAGGAAGACCTCCTCCCGGGCCGGTCGATCGAAGGCGTCGCGACGGCGTCGCTGTACGCCGCCGCCCGCCAGGCCGGCACGCCGCGTAGTCTCGACGAGATTTCGGCGGTCTCCCGCGTCGAGAAAGACGAGGTCGCGCGCACCTACCGCTACGTGATTCGGGAGCTCGGCCTCGAGGTCCAGCCGGCCGACCCCGAGAGCTACGTGCCGCGATTCGCCAGCGAGCTCGAGCTCTCCGACGAAACCGAGCGACGCGCCCGGTCTCTCCTGTCGACGGCCAAGGAATCGGGCGCTCACAGCGGCAAGTCACCGGTCGGCCTCGCCGCCGCCGCGGTGTACGCCGCCGCTCTCTTGACCAACGAGAAGGTCACCCAAAACGAGGTCGGCGAGGTCGCCAGCATCTCCGAGGTCACCATCCGCAACCGGTACAAAGAACTGCTCGAGGCCGAAGAGGGAGCGCCCGCCTGA
- the gatC gene encoding Asp-tRNA(Asn)/Glu-tRNA(Gln) amidotransferase subunit GatC, translating into MSDDAVSPEEVRHVAELARVDLDDDEVDRFTGQFADILAYFETLDEVPEVDREADLANVMRPDEERSSLEHAEALRNAPETEDGYFKGPNVS; encoded by the coding sequence ATGAGCGACGACGCCGTCAGTCCCGAGGAGGTCCGCCACGTCGCGGAGCTGGCCCGCGTCGATCTCGACGACGATGAGGTCGACCGGTTCACCGGGCAGTTCGCGGACATCCTCGCGTACTTCGAGACGTTAGACGAGGTGCCGGAGGTCGACCGCGAGGCCGACCTCGCGAACGTGATGCGACCCGACGAGGAACGTTCCTCGCTCGAGCACGCGGAAGCGCTTCGGAACGCGCCGGAAACCGAGGATGGCTACTTCAAAGGGCCGAACGTCTCCTGA
- a CDS encoding alpha/beta fold hydrolase → MTRQSVSTTTGASPEPPLSAEIDAEATERTVNGVRLHVVAAGDETGPLVVLLHGFPEFWYGWRAQLEPLVAAGYRVLVPDQRGYDRSEKPDGVSAYRTHALSRDVVGLLASEGRERAHVVGHDWGGMVAWDLSRRFPERIDRLAVVNAPHPTAYLRALFASPEQLRRSWYAAWFQVPRLPEVVCRLGDYRVLERALRGTAPPGTFSDEDLARYRRAWDRDGAITGMLNWYRAAARYPPIRPPDRVDAPTLVVWGEEDTALLPSLAVDSATFCADARLEFLPGVSHWVPHEAPARLSELLLEHLSEP, encoded by the coding sequence GTGACTCGACAGTCAGTCTCGACGACGACGGGAGCGTCCCCGGAACCGCCGCTTTCGGCCGAAATCGACGCGGAGGCGACCGAACGGACGGTCAACGGCGTCCGCTTGCACGTCGTCGCGGCCGGCGACGAGACCGGCCCGCTGGTCGTCTTGCTACACGGCTTTCCCGAGTTCTGGTACGGCTGGCGGGCCCAACTCGAGCCGCTCGTCGCGGCCGGCTACCGCGTGCTCGTGCCCGATCAGCGGGGGTACGACCGGAGCGAGAAGCCGGACGGGGTGAGCGCGTATCGAACCCACGCACTCTCGCGAGATGTCGTCGGCCTGCTCGCGTCCGAGGGCCGCGAGCGGGCACACGTCGTCGGCCACGACTGGGGCGGGATGGTCGCCTGGGACCTCTCGCGTCGGTTCCCCGAGCGCATCGACCGGCTCGCCGTCGTCAACGCACCGCACCCGACCGCCTATCTGCGAGCACTGTTCGCGAGCCCCGAACAGCTGCGCCGGAGCTGGTACGCGGCCTGGTTCCAAGTGCCGCGACTTCCCGAGGTCGTCTGCCGACTCGGCGACTACCGCGTCCTCGAGCGCGCCCTGCGAGGGACGGCCCCACCGGGCACGTTCTCCGACGAGGATCTGGCCCGCTACCGCCGCGCCTGGGACCGGGACGGTGCGATCACGGGGATGCTCAACTGGTATCGAGCCGCCGCGAGGTACCCGCCGATTCGGCCGCCCGACCGGGTCGACGCGCCGACGCTCGTCGTCTGGGGCGAGGAGGACACGGCGCTGCTGCCCTCCCTGGCGGTCGACAGCGCGACGTTCTGCGCGGACGCCCGTCTCGAGTTCCTTCCGGGCGTAAGCCACTGGGTACCTCACGAGGCCCCCGCCCGGCTGTCCGAGTTGCTGCTCGAGCACCTCAGTGAGCCGTAG
- a CDS encoding DUF3054 domain-containing protein, translated as MIELRLRPNPVGRVASEPSVVALAVADAAVVTAFLGFGLFVHGIEPWAYPAHTLRTATPFVLAWAVVAPPLGAYRGRALESFRWTVAVVVVAWLAATLLGSGIRASSFFPGGAPPSFLLVNAALGLAFVLPWRLAVTGGRRVRR; from the coding sequence ATGATCGAACTTCGCCTGCGTCCGAACCCGGTCGGCCGAGTCGCCTCCGAACCGTCAGTCGTCGCCCTCGCCGTCGCCGACGCGGCGGTCGTCACTGCCTTCCTCGGCTTCGGCCTGTTCGTCCACGGGATCGAGCCGTGGGCGTACCCGGCACACACCCTCCGGACGGCGACGCCGTTCGTGCTCGCGTGGGCGGTCGTCGCCCCGCCGCTTGGCGCGTATCGCGGTCGGGCGCTCGAGTCGTTCCGCTGGACGGTCGCCGTCGTCGTCGTCGCGTGGCTCGCCGCGACCCTGCTCGGTAGCGGCATCCGCGCGTCGTCGTTCTTCCCCGGCGGTGCGCCCCCGTCGTTCCTGCTGGTCAACGCCGCGCTCGGACTCGCGTTCGTCCTCCCGTGGCGACTGGCGGTGACCGGCGGGCGGCGCGTACGGCGATAA